One segment of Paraburkholderia bonniea DNA contains the following:
- a CDS encoding class II glutamine amidotransferase, producing the protein MCRWLAYTGNPIQLETVLFRAGHSLIDQSLHSRLGQTTTNGDGFGIGWYGHPTDLPFRYRSAHPAWSDRNLRDAARAVHSPLFVAHIRAATDTPAQETNSHPFCYGRWLFMHNGLVRDYPLVRRDLMMAIDPGLFASIEGSTDSEVLFFLALTFGLELDPVLALERMAAVVEATGQRYGVAQPLNMTVCATDGEQIIAVRYSSERQSRSLFHSASFQHLHALYPHDRRITAVGEDAFLVLSEPLLDLPDWWEEIPESTAVIARGGSLEQRTFSPSLP; encoded by the coding sequence ATGTGCCGCTGGCTGGCTTACACCGGAAATCCGATTCAACTCGAAACCGTGCTGTTTCGCGCAGGGCATTCGCTGATCGACCAGAGCCTGCACTCGCGTCTGGGTCAGACCACCACCAATGGCGATGGCTTTGGCATTGGCTGGTACGGTCATCCGACTGATTTGCCGTTTCGCTATCGCAGCGCGCACCCAGCCTGGAGTGACCGCAATTTGCGTGATGCCGCGCGCGCGGTGCATTCACCTCTGTTCGTCGCTCACATTCGTGCCGCGACCGATACCCCAGCGCAGGAAACCAACAGTCATCCGTTTTGCTACGGCCGCTGGCTCTTCATGCATAACGGGCTGGTGCGCGATTATCCGTTGGTTCGGCGCGATCTGATGATGGCGATTGATCCGGGCCTGTTTGCCTCAATTGAAGGATCGACTGATTCCGAAGTGCTGTTTTTTCTGGCGCTGACTTTTGGTCTGGAGCTTGACCCGGTGCTGGCGCTTGAGCGGATGGCGGCGGTGGTGGAGGCCACGGGCCAGCGTTACGGCGTGGCACAGCCGCTCAATATGACCGTCTGCGCCACCGATGGCGAGCAGATCATCGCGGTGCGCTATTCAAGCGAGCGGCAGTCGCGCTCACTGTTTCATAGCGCATCGTTCCAGCATCTGCACGCGCTGTATCCCCATGACCGGCGTATTACCGCGGTGGGTGAGGATGCTTTTCTGGTGCTCTCTGAACCACTGCTGGATTTGCCCGACTGGTGGGAGGAAATTCCAGAATCCACAGCGGTGATCGCGCGCGGCGGCTCGCTCGAACAGCGTACGTTTAGCCCGTCGCTGCCTTGA
- a CDS encoding 8-oxoguanine deaminase, with product MLVKHADMLVTMDGERRELRDGGLYLEGNRIVAVGPTASLPQTADEVLDMRGHLVIPGLVNTHHHMYQSLTRALPAAQNAELFGWLTNLYKVWANLTPEMIEVSTLTAMAELLLSGCTTSSDHLYIYPNGSRLDDSIAAARRIGMRFHASRGSMSVGQSAGGLPPDAVVEREADILQDTQRLIETYHDAGRYAMLRVVVAPCSPFSVSRDLMRESAALARHYGVSLHTHLAENVNDIAYSREKFGMTPAEYAQDLGWVGPDVWHAHCVQLDEAGIVLFARTGTGVAHCPCSNMRLASGIAPVQRMRLAGVPVGLGVDGSASNDGAQMVGEMRQALLLQRVGFGPDAMTAREALEIATLGGAKVLNRDDIGALAPGMAADFVAFDLRQPLFAGALHDPLAALVFCAPSQVAYSVIGGQVVVRDGRLTTVDLGPVIERHNQLAATLYQMAH from the coding sequence ATGCTGGTCAAACACGCCGACATGCTGGTCACGATGGACGGCGAGCGCCGCGAATTACGCGATGGCGGCTTGTATCTCGAAGGCAACCGCATCGTCGCGGTCGGGCCGACAGCCTCATTGCCGCAGACGGCGGACGAGGTGCTCGACATGCGCGGGCATCTGGTGATTCCTGGGCTCGTCAATACCCACCACCACATGTATCAAAGCCTGACGCGGGCGCTGCCTGCTGCGCAAAACGCCGAGCTATTCGGTTGGCTGACGAATCTGTACAAGGTCTGGGCGAATCTCACGCCGGAAATGATCGAAGTGTCTACGCTGACTGCGATGGCGGAGTTGTTGCTGTCGGGCTGCACTACCTCAAGCGATCATTTGTATATCTATCCGAATGGCAGCCGCCTCGATGACAGCATCGCGGCGGCGCGCCGGATTGGCATGCGTTTTCACGCTAGCCGCGGCAGCATGAGCGTGGGGCAGTCAGCGGGCGGGCTGCCGCCAGATGCGGTGGTGGAGCGTGAGGCCGATATCTTGCAGGACACCCAGCGCCTGATCGAGACCTATCACGACGCTGGACGTTACGCGATGCTGCGGGTGGTGGTTGCGCCGTGCTCGCCGTTTTCGGTCAGCCGCGATTTAATGCGTGAATCCGCCGCGCTGGCACGTCATTACGGCGTATCGCTGCATACCCATCTGGCGGAGAACGTCAACGATATCGCTTACAGCCGCGAAAAATTCGGCATGACCCCCGCTGAATACGCGCAGGATCTCGGCTGGGTTGGGCCGGATGTCTGGCACGCGCATTGCGTGCAGCTCGATGAGGCGGGCATCGTGCTCTTTGCCCGCACCGGGACCGGTGTCGCGCATTGCCCCTGTTCGAACATGCGCCTCGCGTCAGGCATCGCCCCGGTGCAGCGGATGCGGCTCGCAGGTGTGCCGGTAGGACTGGGGGTGGATGGTTCGGCGTCGAACGATGGGGCGCAGATGGTGGGTGAAATGCGTCAGGCGTTGCTGTTGCAGCGGGTGGGTTTCGGGCCCGATGCGATGACGGCCCGTGAGGCGCTGGAGATTGCCACGCTAGGGGGGGCAAAGGTGCTCAACCGCGACGATATCGGGGCGCTCGCGCCTGGCATGGCTGCTGATTTCGTCGCGTTTGACTTGCGCCAGCCGCTCTTTGCCGGGGCGTTACACGATCCGCTCGCAGCCTTGGTGTTTTGCGCACCATCCCAGGTGGCGTATAGCGTGATTGGCGGTCAGGTGGTGGTGCGCGACGGCAGGCTGACTACGGTTGACCTCGGCCCGGTGATTGAGCGTCACAACCAGCTTGCTGCGACGCTCTACCAGATGGCTCATTAA
- the uraH gene encoding hydroxyisourate hydrolase — translation MGKLTTHVLDTANGRPGAALKIELFALDGNSRRSLLTTQTNHDGRCDTPLLEGAAFVTGEYELVFHAGDYFAKQDATLPKPPFVDRVVLRFGVADASAHYHVPLLVSPWSYSTYRGS, via the coding sequence ATGGGAAAGCTCACCACCCACGTGCTCGACACGGCAAATGGCCGCCCAGGCGCGGCGCTCAAGATCGAACTCTTCGCGCTTGACGGCAACTCACGCCGCTCATTGCTCACCACGCAAACCAATCACGATGGCCGCTGCGACACACCGTTGCTCGAAGGCGCGGCCTTTGTCACGGGCGAATACGAACTGGTATTTCACGCCGGTGACTATTTCGCCAAACAAGACGCGACGCTGCCCAAGCCGCCGTTTGTCGACCGGGTGGTGCTGCGCTTTGGCGTCGCCGACGCCAGCGCGCACTACCACGTGCCATTGCTGGTATCGCCGTGGTCCTACAGCACCTATCGCGGCAGCTAG
- a CDS encoding YgiW/YdeI family stress tolerance OB fold protein translates to MKSGLIRQSLVFAVLASASTFVSAQGYSGPSTPHYSGPSSVAGMTVKQLLETGADDQYVTLRGKLVRHTGGEHYVLADASGEIEVEISSKYFPQNVTISPEMTLELNGKYDKKILGKSKLEVKKMIVVMH, encoded by the coding sequence ATGAAATCAGGTCTAATCCGTCAATCTCTTGTGTTTGCCGTACTGGCTAGCGCCTCGACGTTTGTCAGCGCCCAGGGTTATAGCGGGCCAAGCACGCCGCACTATAGCGGGCCTTCTTCAGTGGCGGGCATGACGGTCAAGCAGCTGCTGGAAACGGGAGCGGATGACCAGTACGTGACGCTGCGCGGCAAGCTGGTGCGGCATACCGGTGGTGAGCATTACGTGCTGGCTGATGCGAGCGGTGAAATCGAAGTAGAAATTTCCAGCAAATATTTCCCGCAAAACGTCACTATTTCACCGGAAATGACGCTTGAGCTAAACGGTAAATACGATAAAAAAATCCTTGGAAAATCGAAACTGGAAGTGAAAAAAATGATCGTCGTAATGCATTAA
- the bluB gene encoding 5,6-dimethylbenzimidazole synthase, which yields MTEPFNDADRAAVYRAIYERRDMRHFVPKPLDPALLQRLLDAAHHAPSVGFMQPWRIARITDTTLRTALHRIVEDERQKTAEALGQRGDEFMRLKVEGMLECGELLVVALMDRREAHIFGRRTLPEMDLASVACAIQNMWLAARAEGIGMGWVSLFDCTQVRTLLRMPPGAQPVAILCVGHVEQFYPEPMLETQRWASRMPLAQCVFENHWPETDGAA from the coding sequence ATGACTGAGCCCTTTAATGATGCCGATCGCGCCGCTGTATACCGCGCCATTTATGAACGGCGCGACATGCGCCACTTCGTGCCCAAGCCACTTGACCCCGCCCTGTTGCAACGCCTGCTTGACGCCGCGCATCACGCCCCCAGCGTCGGCTTTATGCAGCCGTGGCGCATTGCGCGCATTACCGACACCACGTTACGTACCGCCTTGCACCGGATTGTCGAGGACGAACGGCAAAAAACCGCTGAAGCATTAGGGCAGCGCGGCGACGAGTTCATGCGGCTGAAAGTTGAAGGCATGCTGGAATGCGGCGAACTCCTGGTCGTCGCACTGATGGACCGGCGCGAAGCGCATATCTTTGGCCGCCGCACGCTACCCGAGATGGACCTGGCGTCAGTTGCCTGCGCGATCCAGAACATGTGGCTCGCCGCACGCGCCGAGGGCATCGGCATGGGCTGGGTTTCGCTGTTCGACTGCACGCAAGTGCGCACGCTATTGCGCATGCCACCAGGCGCACAGCCGGTCGCCATTTTGTGTGTAGGCCATGTCGAGCAGTTTTATCCTGAGCCGATGCTCGAAACCCAGCGTTGGGCCAGCCGTATGCCCTTAGCGCAATGCGTGTTCGAAAATCATTGGCCGGAGACGGATGGCGCGGCTTAA
- a CDS encoding LysR substrate-binding domain-containing protein, translating to MSQQREAIDTYLMRVLHTLLTEGSVTRTAVKLNQSQPAISAALRRLRDITGDPLLVRGKTGMVPTEYGLRLLEPVQNALGEIERIKYQQRNFNPATSIRTFRIACPDYLNVLFVPTVVECFRCAAPKAKLEFHSLGPAFDYEMELENGKLDIVIGNWPEPPEQLHLSNLFVDQIVCLMSTSHPFVKRDELTLDAYLHAPHLAPTPYSVGQRGAIDVHLARERLKRQVVVTLPYFNVAPYVLIKSDLIFTTTRLFADYYARFLPLTVMPAPIDFPPMQYYQLWHERVHYSDEVRWLRGLITEATKTLVSRPVSPRSIKRQQPAAATT from the coding sequence ATGAGCCAGCAACGCGAGGCTATCGACACCTACTTAATGCGCGTGTTGCACACGCTGCTCACCGAAGGCAGTGTCACCCGGACAGCGGTCAAGCTGAACCAGTCCCAGCCCGCGATCAGCGCGGCGCTGCGCCGCCTGCGCGATATCACGGGCGACCCGCTTCTGGTGCGGGGCAAAACCGGGATGGTTCCCACTGAATACGGGCTGCGCTTGCTGGAGCCGGTGCAAAACGCCCTTGGTGAAATTGAACGAATCAAATACCAGCAGCGCAATTTCAATCCTGCCACCTCGATCCGCACCTTCCGCATCGCCTGCCCTGACTATTTGAATGTGCTGTTTGTGCCAACCGTGGTTGAGTGTTTTCGCTGTGCGGCACCCAAGGCCAAACTGGAGTTTCATTCGCTCGGCCCTGCGTTCGATTACGAAATGGAGCTGGAAAATGGCAAGCTCGATATCGTGATTGGCAACTGGCCCGAACCGCCCGAGCAACTGCATCTGTCCAATCTGTTTGTCGATCAGATCGTCTGCCTGATGAGCACCTCGCATCCGTTCGTAAAACGTGATGAGCTAACCCTCGATGCCTATCTGCATGCGCCGCATCTGGCACCAACACCTTATTCGGTCGGCCAGCGGGGCGCGATTGATGTGCATCTGGCGCGCGAGCGGCTCAAGCGCCAGGTGGTCGTCACGCTGCCTTATTTCAATGTCGCGCCCTACGTGCTAATTAAATCCGATTTGATTTTCACCACGACGCGGCTCTTTGCTGACTACTACGCCCGGTTTCTGCCGTTGACTGTAATGCCCGCACCGATTGATTTCCCACCGATGCAGTACTACCAGCTGTGGCATGAGCGCGTGCATTACTCCGATGAAGTGCGCTGGCTGCGCGGCTTGATTACCGAGGCCACCAAGACTCTGGTCAGCCGGCCGGTCAGCCCGCGCAGCATCAAACGGCAACAGCCCGCCGCTGCCACAACCTAA
- a CDS encoding tetratricopeptide repeat protein has protein sequence MVSTSASGEALRWLNLALDAHESGRLAEAQAAYAQVLACDPAHVLGWNNLANLLRQTGCLAEAEAAYRQALNGAPGQAGIHNNLGGVLEDLGHLDDAEQAYRQALALDAGFAQARFNLGLLLLAQGRYAEGWDAYEARKQIFPEYGRLPFPEWQGECLAGRSLLLLAEQGYGDTLQFVRYAAQLKALGVTQLSLVCHDTLASVLQTITALDQLITRPEALHAHDFWISLASLPRCLGTTLDTIAKTPYLSVPAEREALWRACLPPAALRVGLAWKGNAQHANDARRSLPHLSVLQPLWSIAGVQFVSLQKGASEEAEITACAAQQPLISAGSALRDFGDTAALVAQMDLVLCVDTALAHLAGALGVPCWVMLPRHGVDWRWLKAGERAPWYGPEMWLVRQGDETLHGKPDWKRVVQGIETRLRSMRQTAGDR, from the coding sequence ATGGTGTCCACGAGCGCATCCGGTGAAGCCCTGCGCTGGCTCAATCTGGCGCTTGACGCGCATGAATCGGGCCGTCTGGCCGAGGCCCAGGCAGCCTACGCACAAGTGCTGGCATGTGACCCGGCACATGTGCTGGGCTGGAACAATCTGGCGAACCTGTTGCGTCAGACTGGATGCTTGGCTGAGGCCGAAGCTGCTTATCGCCAGGCGTTGAATGGCGCACCCGGGCAAGCCGGCATTCATAACAACCTGGGCGGCGTGCTGGAAGATCTCGGACATCTGGATGACGCTGAACAGGCGTACCGCCAGGCGCTTGCACTCGATGCTGGATTTGCCCAGGCGCGTTTTAATCTCGGCTTGCTGCTGCTGGCTCAGGGGCGTTATGCCGAAGGCTGGGACGCTTACGAAGCACGCAAGCAAATTTTTCCCGAGTACGGGAGGCTGCCGTTTCCGGAGTGGCAGGGCGAATGTCTCGCGGGCCGTTCGCTGTTGCTGCTCGCGGAGCAGGGCTATGGCGATACGCTCCAGTTTGTGCGCTACGCGGCACAGCTGAAGGCGCTAGGGGTCACGCAACTCTCGCTCGTTTGCCATGACACGCTGGCCTCCGTGTTGCAAACCATTACTGCGCTTGATCAGCTCATCACCCGGCCTGAGGCGCTGCATGCACATGATTTCTGGATTTCGCTGGCGAGCTTGCCGCGCTGCCTGGGCACGACGCTCGACACGATTGCCAAGACCCCTTATCTGAGTGTTCCCGCTGAGCGCGAAGCGCTATGGCGTGCTTGTCTGCCTCCTGCTGCGCTGCGCGTCGGCCTTGCGTGGAAGGGCAATGCGCAGCACGCCAACGACGCGCGGCGCTCGTTGCCTCATCTGTCTGTGCTGCAGCCACTGTGGTCGATTGCGGGCGTCCAGTTCGTCAGTCTGCAAAAGGGCGCAAGCGAAGAAGCGGAGATCACAGCCTGTGCGGCGCAACAACCGCTGATTTCGGCCGGTTCGGCCTTGCGTGATTTTGGCGACACGGCGGCACTGGTGGCGCAAATGGATCTGGTGCTGTGTGTCGATACAGCGCTGGCCCATCTGGCTGGGGCGTTAGGCGTGCCTTGCTGGGTGATGCTGCCGCGCCATGGTGTTGACTGGCGCTGGTTGAAAGCGGGTGAGCGGGCACCGTGGTACGGGCCAGAGATGTGGTTGGTGCGGCAAGGGGATGAGACGCTGCATGGGAAGCCGGACTGGAAACGGGTTGTCCAGGGAATCGAAACGCGTTTGCGCTCGATGCGGCAAACGGCTGGTGATAGATGA
- a CDS encoding MarC family protein has translation MIHSLISEILFGVTALISIINPFGIAFVFLGRTESLSYEARAALAKRIAINAFCVLLVVFFVGTPILHFFGISMEALRIGGGLAVAVSGWQMLNAPDAPAKRTPEPEAAAVDAENVSARTFFPMTIPLTTGPGTMATAIALNANRTHKLADFMLSMITTVSISLIVVLVIYFTYSRAATFARYLGADGTKVALRVSAFLLLCVGVQIILTGLSEFITPLVSGAQSAN, from the coding sequence ATGATCCATAGCTTGATATCTGAAATTTTGTTTGGCGTTACGGCGCTGATTAGCATCATCAATCCATTCGGCATCGCCTTTGTGTTTTTGGGCCGGACCGAATCGCTGAGCTACGAAGCGCGCGCAGCGCTGGCCAAGCGTATTGCGATCAACGCATTTTGCGTGTTGCTGGTGGTGTTTTTTGTCGGGACGCCGATCCTGCATTTCTTTGGCATTTCGATGGAAGCGCTACGTATTGGCGGCGGGCTTGCCGTCGCGGTTAGCGGCTGGCAGATGCTGAATGCCCCGGATGCACCTGCCAAGCGGACGCCCGAACCCGAGGCGGCTGCCGTGGATGCCGAAAATGTCAGTGCGCGGACTTTTTTCCCGATGACGATTCCGCTGACCACCGGTCCTGGCACGATGGCCACGGCGATTGCACTGAATGCGAACCGCACGCACAAACTCGCCGATTTCATGCTGTCGATGATTACGACGGTGTCGATCTCATTGATCGTGGTGCTGGTGATTTACTTCACCTACAGCCGGGCTGCGACGTTTGCGCGTTATCTCGGCGCTGACGGCACCAAGGTCGCATTGCGGGTGTCCGCGTTCTTGCTGTTGTGCGTCGGTGTGCAAATTATTTTGACTGGCTTGTCAGAATTTATTACGCCGCTGGTCAGCGGCGCGCAGAGCGCGAATTAG
- a CDS encoding urate hydroxylase PuuD: MEGFITDWLNLAIRWFHVIAAIAWIGESFYFVALDNSLKPPQDPNQKRRGVFGELWHVHGGGFYNMQKYTVAPPEMPDDLHWSKWPSYTTWLSGFGLFMVLYLFAPNTYLIDKNVLDMGPVVAIASALGFLAAGWIVYDSLCRLLGNRDRVLGICVGIYVLLAAWLACHIFAGRAAYLIMGAMLATIMSANVFFVIIPGQRKMVAAMLKGDVPNPIYGKRGKQRSVHNTYFTLPVVFAMLSNHYAMTYTHPYNWAVLVMIMLAGALIRQFFVMRHRGQVLWYLPLIGIALMFAALAWTMPKPVARVAQAPGAAVVRIADIAPAIQQRCATCHSAHPTMMGSAPAGVLLDTPDEISKHAQQIYQQSVVLKAMPLGNVTQMTDDERKKIAEWFQSGAAK, translated from the coding sequence ATGGAAGGCTTTATCACCGACTGGCTGAATCTGGCGATCCGCTGGTTTCACGTCATTGCCGCGATTGCATGGATTGGCGAATCGTTTTATTTCGTTGCCCTTGACAACAGCCTGAAGCCGCCACAAGACCCGAACCAGAAACGGCGGGGTGTCTTTGGCGAGTTGTGGCACGTGCACGGCGGCGGCTTTTACAACATGCAGAAGTACACGGTAGCCCCGCCCGAAATGCCTGACGACCTGCACTGGTCAAAATGGCCGTCCTACACCACCTGGCTGTCGGGTTTCGGCTTGTTCATGGTGCTTTACCTGTTCGCGCCCAACACCTATCTGATCGACAAAAACGTGCTGGATATGGGCCCCGTGGTGGCCATCGCATCGGCGCTCGGGTTTCTCGCGGCAGGCTGGATCGTCTACGACTCGCTGTGCCGCCTGCTCGGCAACCGCGACCGGGTGCTGGGGATTTGCGTCGGCATTTATGTGCTGCTGGCCGCCTGGCTCGCATGCCATATTTTCGCGGGCCGCGCGGCGTACCTGATCATGGGTGCAATGCTCGCCACGATCATGTCGGCCAACGTGTTCTTCGTCATCATTCCAGGCCAGCGCAAGATGGTCGCGGCCATGCTCAAGGGCGACGTGCCCAACCCGATCTACGGCAAACGCGGCAAGCAACGCTCGGTGCATAACACTTATTTCACGTTGCCCGTGGTGTTCGCCATGCTGTCGAACCACTACGCCATGACCTACACCCATCCGTACAACTGGGCGGTGCTGGTCATGATCATGCTGGCCGGCGCGCTGATTCGCCAGTTCTTCGTGATGCGTCATCGCGGCCAGGTGCTGTGGTATCTGCCGCTAATCGGCATCGCGCTGATGTTTGCGGCACTTGCCTGGACCATGCCCAAACCCGTGGCGCGCGTCGCCCAGGCCCCTGGGGCAGCGGTCGTGCGCATTGCCGATATCGCACCGGCAATACAGCAGCGCTGCGCTACCTGCCATTCGGCTCATCCAACGATGATGGGCAGCGCACCAGCAGGCGTGCTGCTCGATACGCCCGATGAAATTTCGAAGCACGCGCAGCAGATTTACCAGCAGTCCGTCGTGCTTAAAGCCATGCCGCTTGGCAACGTCACGCAAATGACCGACGACGAACGGAAAAAAATCGCGGAGTGGTTCCAGAGCGGTGCAGCCAAATAA
- a CDS encoding NAD(P)-dependent oxidoreductase, giving the protein MEAGFCGSGLMGAPVIRRVLQAGHRVQVWNRTPDKAAALVADGAQVVATPAALFAAVDVVLLCLADAQAVEEVVFGPAGVLSPAAVAGWPAVAGHACVTESATESAVADAPAARPRVRWIVDHSSIAPRATAALAQRAAAFGVGWIDAPVSGGVAGAAAGTLAVMAGGAAADLEQVLPLLRTYAARVTLMGPAGAGQTAKLCNQAIVTATLAAIAEAISLAQRSGLDAARLGEALAGGWADSVLLQTFVPRMTHPGSAPQPAIGALKVFQKDVDAFATAAGETGTPVPVASTVQQLLRLGGALGLAQADLSGFIDILQMRQPSAEGGRPDNGKNGI; this is encoded by the coding sequence GTGGAAGCAGGTTTTTGTGGTTCGGGTTTGATGGGGGCACCGGTGATTCGCCGCGTGCTGCAAGCGGGCCATAGGGTGCAGGTGTGGAACCGGACACCAGACAAGGCAGCGGCGCTGGTGGCCGATGGCGCACAGGTGGTGGCGACACCGGCTGCATTGTTTGCCGCGGTTGACGTGGTGCTGTTATGTCTGGCAGATGCCCAGGCGGTGGAAGAGGTGGTGTTTGGCCCGGCTGGCGTGCTGAGCCCGGCTGCGGTTGCTGGCTGGCCAGCGGTAGCGGGTCACGCTTGTGTCACTGAATCTGCAACTGAATCTGCCGTTGCAGATGCACCCGCTGCCCGGCCGCGGGTGCGCTGGATCGTCGATCATTCGAGCATTGCGCCACGTGCGACGGCGGCGCTGGCGCAGCGTGCCGCGGCCTTCGGCGTAGGCTGGATCGACGCGCCAGTGTCGGGGGGCGTCGCTGGCGCGGCTGCGGGAACCCTGGCCGTGATGGCGGGCGGTGCGGCGGCAGACCTCGAACAGGTGCTGCCGCTGCTGCGCACCTATGCAGCACGTGTCACGTTAATGGGGCCAGCAGGTGCCGGACAGACCGCCAAGCTGTGCAACCAGGCCATCGTCACCGCGACACTCGCCGCGATTGCCGAGGCGATCAGCCTTGCGCAACGCAGCGGCCTTGATGCGGCACGTCTGGGGGAAGCGCTGGCGGGCGGCTGGGCCGATTCGGTCTTGCTGCAAACCTTCGTGCCACGCATGACGCACCCTGGCTCAGCGCCGCAACCCGCGATTGGCGCGCTCAAGGTGTTTCAGAAAGATGTGGATGCGTTCGCCACGGCTGCGGGCGAAACCGGTACGCCGGTGCCAGTCGCTAGCACAGTGCAGCAACTGTTGCGGCTTGGGGGCGCGCTGGGTTTGGCGCAAGCGGATTTATCCGGCTTCATCGACATCTTGCAGATGCGGCAGCCGTCAGCAGAGGGGGGCCGGCCGGACAACGGGAAAAACGGGATATAA
- a CDS encoding ABC-F family ATPase codes for MLSTANITMQFGPKPLFENISAKFGEGNRYGLIGANGCGKSTFMKILGGDLEPSAGNVMLEPNVRLGKLRQDQFAYEEIRVLDVVMMGHTEMWGAMTERDAIYANPDATDDDYMHAAELEAKFAEYDGYTAEARAGELLLGIGIPIELHTGPMSAVAPGWKLRVLLAQALFSKPDVLLLDEPTNNLDINSIRWLEDVLNQYNSTMIIISHDRHFLNQVCTHMADMDYGTLKVYPGNYDDYMLASTQARERQQNANAKAKERISDLQDFVRRFSANKSKARQATSRAKQIEKIKIEEFKPSSRQNPFIRFEYEKKLHNIAVIAERITKKYERTLFSDFSLSVQPGERIAIIGENGAGKTTLLRSLLGTVQTDHGSVKWAENANIGYMPQDTYEEFPDDVTLMDWIDIYRKEGDDEQMVRGTLGRLLFNADDIRKSVKVLSGGEKGRMIWGKLMLGRHNVLLMDEPTNHMDMESIESLQIALDKYEGTLIFVSHDREFVSGLANRIIEVRTDGKLNDFSGNYEDFLASQGVQ; via the coding sequence GTGCTGTCTACCGCCAACATCACCATGCAATTTGGGCCCAAGCCCCTTTTCGAGAACATCTCGGCCAAATTTGGCGAAGGCAACCGCTATGGCCTGATCGGCGCGAACGGCTGCGGCAAGTCCACCTTCATGAAAATCCTCGGTGGCGATCTTGAGCCCAGCGCGGGCAATGTGATGCTTGAGCCGAACGTGCGTCTCGGCAAGCTGCGCCAGGATCAGTTCGCTTACGAAGAGATCCGTGTGCTGGACGTGGTGATGATGGGCCACACCGAAATGTGGGGCGCGATGACCGAGCGCGACGCGATCTACGCCAACCCTGATGCGACCGATGACGATTACATGCACGCGGCCGAACTCGAAGCGAAGTTCGCCGAATACGACGGCTATACCGCCGAAGCGCGTGCAGGCGAGCTGTTGCTGGGCATTGGCATTCCAATTGAATTGCATACCGGCCCGATGAGCGCGGTCGCTCCAGGCTGGAAGCTGCGTGTCTTGCTGGCCCAGGCGCTGTTTTCGAAACCTGATGTGCTGCTGCTCGACGAGCCGACCAACAACCTGGATATCAACTCGATTCGCTGGCTGGAAGACGTGCTCAACCAGTACAACTCGACGATGATCATCATTTCCCACGATCGCCATTTTCTGAACCAGGTGTGCACGCACATGGCCGATATGGATTACGGCACGCTCAAGGTTTATCCGGGCAATTACGACGATTACATGCTGGCCAGCACCCAGGCCCGCGAACGTCAGCAAAATGCGAATGCGAAGGCGAAAGAGCGGATCTCCGACTTGCAGGATTTCGTGCGCCGCTTCTCCGCTAATAAATCGAAAGCCCGTCAGGCAACCAGCCGCGCCAAGCAAATTGAAAAAATCAAAATCGAAGAATTTAAACCTTCGTCCCGGCAAAATCCGTTTATCCGTTTCGAATACGAAAAGAAGCTGCATAACATCGCGGTAATCGCTGAGCGCATCACCAAAAAATACGAGCGCACGCTGTTTTCTGATTTCAGCCTGAGCGTGCAGCCCGGCGAGCGGATTGCGATCATCGGTGAAAACGGCGCGGGCAAGACGACCTTGCTGCGTTCGTTGCTGGGCACGGTGCAGACCGACCATGGCAGCGTCAAATGGGCCGAGAACGCGAACATCGGTTATATGCCGCAGGACACCTATGAAGAATTCCCCGACGACGTGACCTTGATGGACTGGATCGACATTTACCGCAAGGAAGGCGATGACGAGCAGATGGTGCGTGGCACGCTGGGCCGTTTGCTGTTTAACGCGGACGACATCCGCAAATCGGTGAAAGTGCTGTCGGGCGGAGAAAAAGGACGGATGATCTGGGGCAAGCTGATGCTGGGCCGCCATAATGTTTTGCTGATGGACGAACCCACTAACCACATGGATATGGAATCCATCGAATCCTTGCAGATCGCGCTCGATAAATACGAAGGCACCTTAATTTTTGTCTCGCACGACCGTGAATTTGTCAGTGGCCTGGCGAACCGGATTATCGAAGTTCGCACTGACGGAAAATTGAACGACTTCAGTGGTAATTACGAAGATTTTCTGGCGAGCCAGGGAGTGCAGTAA